The following proteins are encoded in a genomic region of Vanessa tameamea isolate UH-Manoa-2023 chromosome 4, ilVanTame1 primary haplotype, whole genome shotgun sequence:
- the LOC113403940 gene encoding general transcription factor IIF subunit 2 isoform X1 gives MSNPNSVPHLDRELDLSNTGRGVWLVKVPKYIANKWDKAPGDIEVGKLKISRIPGQKAQVQLSLSEGVLCLKDPGEQTIPKEHRLDVSNVTRQSLGVFSHAVPSNTDAVVPESEKLYMEGRIVQKLECRPYADSIYYKLKSESIRKASMPQRQVQQLERIVQNFKPISDHKHNIEYQEKKKAEGKKARDDKEAVLNVLFAAFEKHQYYNIKDLQKITRQPIVYLKEILKEVCNYNLKNPHKNMWELKPEYRHYKQEVPVEQKEEKSQSSDSD, from the exons ATGAGTAATCCAAATAGTGTGCCTCACCTCGATCGCGAGTTAGATTTATCAAATACAGGTCGTGGTGTCTGGCTTGTTAAAGTACCAAAATATATCGCTAACAAATGGGATAAGGCGCCGGGCGACATAGAAGTGGGAAAATTAAAGATATCACGTATTCCTGGACAAAAAGCCCAAGTTCAGCTGTCCTTATCAGAGGGAGTTTTATGTCTTAAAGATCCTGGAGAACAAACTATACCAAAGGAACATCGTCTTGACGTGTCCAACGTGACAAGACAATCCTTAGGGGTGTTCTCTCATGCAGTCC cCTCTAATACTGATGCTGTTGTACCTGAGTCTGAGAAACTTTATATGGAAGGTAGAATAGTACAGAAATTAGAATGTAGGCCATATGCTGACtctatttactataaattaaaatcagaaTCCATAAGGAAAGCTTCTATGCCACAAAGGCAAGTGCAACAATTAGAAAGAATAGTACAGAACTTTAAACCTATATCAGATCATAAACATAAT atTGAATATCAAGAGAAAAAGAAAGCAGAGGGTAAAAAGGCTCGTGATGACAAAGAGGCAGTCCTCAATGTTCTCTTTGCAGCATTTGAAAAACATCAGTATTATAACATTAAGGATCTTCAAAAG attaCGAGACAACCAATTGTGTATTTAAAAGAGATTTTGAAGgaagtatgtaattataatttgaaaaacccACATAAAAATATGTGGGAATTGAAGCCAGAGTACAGACATTACAAACAGGAAGTTCCTGTAGAACAAAAGGAAGAAAAAAGTCAGAGTTCTGATAGTGACTGA
- the LOC113403939 gene encoding uncharacterized protein LOC113403939 translates to MATSVNLFVFGIILQITFVSPIAEIEADDEVLHLIGEPDFRDVRLRWEYGKTDEEDPKKILAFQIHYCELQAWGQYRCRTKVVDNFEDERSARMTLETTTSKVPVGKRGRTYTTYITGLRMATTYSFEVRPVKRDARDLADPHSIGSKIIIVPTKGFSARATQCLPHASEVEVSTGPYFGGRIAVEAADGGPERCSLQGNPNSAQDAYILRILHEECGSEVNDTTVATYVIVQENLPILTHSTRRFLVLCTYKPETLTVRAGINLPKANPGDVLVETKPHGVVEPYDEQELNDNSLQPARLEATKEESQQSMFGEITLVMFLVVAAFGGVAFLIWKMVPQDDKGNSDNVSISTVSSLSRTGIFRRGNIDRFNRSSIYSITLSEKDETVKKPSDGDDTSEA, encoded by the exons ATGGCGACTTCCGTGAATTTATTCGTATTCGGAATTATATTGCAAATTACATTTGTGTCCCCGATTGCTGAAATTGAGGCGGATGATG aAGTGCTGCACTTGATAGGCGAGCCAGATTTCCGTGATGTTCGATTGCGATGGGAGTACGGAAAGACTGATGAGGAGGATCCCAAGAAGATTTTGGCTTTCCAAATACATTACTGCGAACTGCAAGCCTGGGGACAATATAGATGCAGAACCAAG GTTGTCGATAATTTTGAAGATGAAAGATCTGCAAGGATGACATTAGAAACAACAACAAGTAAGGTACCCGTCGGAAAGCGTGGTCGAACATACACGACATATATTACAGGATTACGAATGGCTACCACATATTCGTTTGAGGTTCGACCAGTGAAAAGAGATGCTAGGGATCTCGCAGATCCACACTCTATTGGATCGAAGATTATAATTGTACCCACCAAGGGAT tctcAGCACGAGCTACACAATGCCTGCCCCACGCGAGCGAAGTTGAAGTATCAACTGGACCATACTTCGGTGGCCGCATTGCCGTGGAAGCAGCAGATGGGGGCCCAGAACGATGTTCTCTTCAAGGAAATCCCAATAGTGCCCAGGACGCCTACATACTACGAATTCTTCACGAAGAATGTGGTTCCGAGGTCAATGATACTACGGTCGCCACTTACGTGATCGTTCAAGAAAACCTACCAATACTCACCCACAGTACCCGCCG gtttttagttttatgtacTTACAAACCGGAGACATTGACGGTGCGAGCTGGTATTAACTTACCAAAGGCGAATCCTGGAGATGTTTTGGTGGAAACAAAACCTCACGGTGTGGTGGAGCCGTACGATGAGCAGGAATTAAACGATAATAGCTTGCAACCGGCTAGGCTTGAAGCTACAAAGGAGGAATCGCAACaaa GTATGTTTGGAGAGATCACTTTAGTTATGTTCCTGGTGGTAGCTGCATTTGGTGGTGTGGCTTTCTTGATCTGGAAGATGGTACCTCAAGACGATAAAGGGAACAGTGATAATGTGTCTATTTCCACTGTGTCTTCTCTTTCGCGTACAGGAATATTCCGTAGGGGCAATATAGATAGATTTAATAGAAGTtctatttattcaataacattATCAGAAAAGGATGAAACTGTTAAAAAACCTAGTGACGGAGACGATACTTCGGAGGCATAA
- the LOC113403954 gene encoding ubiquitin-conjugating enzyme E2Q-like protein CG4502 — protein MTSRSKEKVAAAFRKLFRSPEKLDNEVAGPSGSPARRGLFRRHRDGVSPAESAASLPSSPTASALSKKKAGGANDVRERAAAVRTRRLMKELKEIQRSQDHRPNPIFTVELVNDNLFEWHVRLHQIDPESDLASDLRELNIPNILLHLTFPENFPFAPPFMRVIEPRIEKGFVMEGGAICMELLTPRGWASAYTVEAVVMQFAASVVKGQGRVARAPLRSSREFSRKRAEEAFRSLVKTHDKYGWVTPALSDG, from the exons ATGACATCGCGGTCCAAGGAAAAAGTAGCAGCAGCTTTTCGGAAGCTGTTTCGCTCTCCAGAGAAGCTTGACAACGAAGTAGCCGGTCCGAGTGGGTCGCCGGCCAGGCGCGGCCTATTTCGTCGACATag GGACGGAGTAAGTCCAGCTGAATCAGCTGCGAGCTTACCATCGAGCCCCACAGCTTCTGCACTCTCAAAGAAAAAAGCTGGAGGCGCAAATGACGTACGAGAGAGGGCAGCTGCTGTGCGAACACGCAGACTTATGAAGGAACTTAAAGAAATACAGCGGTCACAAGATCACAGACCAAACCCGATATTTAca gTGGAACTAGTTAATGACAATTTGTTCGAGTGGCACGTCCGGCTGCACCAGATTGATCCGGAGAGCGATTTGGCGTCCGATCTGCGGGAACTAAACATACCAAACATACTGCTACATTTGACATTCCCCGAAAATTTCCCCTTTGCACCACCTTTTATGCGGGTCATTGAACCACGAATAGAAAAAGGATTTGTAATggaag GGGGAGCGATTTGCATGGAATTGCTGACACCACGAGGTTGGGCATCTGCGTATACTGTAGAAGCAGTCGTAATGCAATTCGCCGCATCCGTTGTCAAGGGTCAAGGCCGGGTGGCGCGCGCGCCTCTACGATCATCGCGCGAGTTTTCCCGCAAGCGCGCGGAGGAGGCCTTCCGCTCGCTCGTCAAGACACACGACAAATATGGCTGGGTCACACCGGCGCTTTCAGATGGTTGA
- the LOC113403942 gene encoding tetraspanin-7-like has translation MGNQFKNVAIIACLKTFLFVFNIFFWLTGLLILVVGLWAEFDLYKYMELSSDFSGTAPHVIIGIAGLIVLISSVAFSCIIKGQPVLLYIYGGFLVCIFMMDAGVGASVVCYRDSFAKGLHDGLSHTISTYDPNKANFDFAQTKLHCCGVSNYTDWMRLSPQRVIPISCCLDTNRCVTANYNDVYQRGCYEVITEYLTNNMNILIGVAIGTATLPLVGALLSCSLARYIEKSKYDAIN, from the exons ATGGGGAACCAGTTTAAAAACGTGGCTATTATTGCCTGCCtcaaaacatttctttttgtttttaacatatttttttgg CTGACGGGGCTTCTCATCCTAGTTGTGGGACTATGGGCGGAGTTCGACCTGTACAAGTACATGGAACTGTCTTCTGACTTTTCTGGAACAGCTCCTCATGTTATTATTGGCATCGCAGGACTGATCGTACTCATCAGCTCAGTCGCCTTTTCATGTATCATCAAAGGCCAACCGGTATTACTTTATATC TATGGGGGATTCTTGGTGTGTATCTTCATGATGGACGCGGGGGTCGGAGCATCAGTAGTGTGCTACCGAGACTCCTTTGCAAAGGGCTTACACGATGGACTCTCACACACAATTTCTACTTACGACCCCAACAAGGCCAATTTCGATTTCGCACAAACTAAG TTACATTGCTGTGGTGTCTCCAACTACACGGACTGGATGCGACTCTCTCCTCAACGTGTGATCCCCATCTCATGCTGCCTTGACACGAACCGTTGCGTTACTGCAAATTACAACGATGTTTACCAAAGG GGATGCTACGAAGTCATTACGGAATATCTAACGAACAACATGAATATCCTCATTGGAGTTGCAATTGGAACTGCTACGCTTCCACTCGTAGGGGCCCTGTTATCTTGTTCCCTCGCCAGATACATCGAGAAATCGAAATATGACGCCATCAATTGA
- the LOC113403943 gene encoding NEDD8, translating to MLIKVKTLTGKEIEIDIEPTDKVERIKERVEEKEGIPPQQQRLIFSGKQMNDEKTAQDYKVQGGSVLHLVLALRGGK from the exons ATGTTGATCAAAGTTAAG ACTTTAACTGGGAAAGAGATAGAGATAGACATAGAACCCACCGACAAAGTGGAACGTATCAAAGAAAGAGTCGAAGAAAAAGAAGGCATTCCACCTCAACAACAGAGACTCATTTTTTCAGGAAAGCAgat GAATGATGAGAAGACAGCCCAGGATTATAAAGTACAAGGAGGATCTGTGCTTCATTTGGTGTTGGCATTAAGAGGGGGTAAATGA
- the LOC113403938 gene encoding transport and Golgi organization protein 6 homolog, whose protein sequence is MSDLSLIFERISKLVKAENENDLILAIFKGSINSVGMESDDEENIKKYKLLKMFIQNIIHEIDLLALEISKNEEILISVKNQKLLRTCFHILISLGISTCLIPGLGISLDKRCISAHSIPHIKLTDEQKYDILVICADFLQRSYNVPVLKNIIITFHLSDYLAALIQLAFAPLKKPGVYLQFTMTQDMYDKFNSDRQKYIKLYDYLVSNCFQPMLMKELLVLQSVADPEPPLFVKRVIAKEMSRRLIVSGGLISLIRCFIESHDMDTGVEWKKIDMICKIVATKHGNMSENDYLKNIMYQLKQILSLNNIHYLATAMSCLLTLYKKYNECEPILTLVKEVFNTLNYDDLTLKSNLPGTIILTPQEVEHSLQFLQACTSMIKLDLPSDLLKNNLLMLFLLRIKCTTNETKNKITDIILKSLELLNTVEIQNIIEKFLFGPEESNPSNILIEEYKAGLAVKCSAVPVDHPKNDSLMNFIDIFYVTTNNTLVNKLFESCLHIFINLKAERQIKAKNLINAQGEPQLLSADENYAEMLQILAEISASEKIIGALKENPCIVINFMESLFLRDIANSNEECNTIALVLLNTVLSNISDTKIKELKERLYKLLPLLKKLSKDDSEYISILCNESISLIIADGPKSKGSEYEKALSNIYDNLLPVRAHGIMEMTKLIEKADPETISRRHYLFCLFQEQLKDTDSYVYLSAVNGIASLAMHCTSEALTVLCKEFLEISDEQKNIVTTESQNRTAELRMKIGDIIVKVTRKLGEMAVVHKTVLLNTMLCACRDDDPLVRASALSNLAEIALVLNYKIGTIIYEVLLCIWSIIETDKAIECRRAGVMVVSSLLKGLGRDTLIELKENLLPIYRTLNKLYKDSNEDTVVRLHAQIALEELNDIVTEYLLPNLPLQKEFLMLDKKDDIFFK, encoded by the exons atgtctgaTTTATCTCTTATCTTTGAACGTATAAGCAAGCTGGTTAAAGCCG AAAATGAAAATGACCTAATATTAGCAATTTTCAAAGGAAGTATAAATTCTGTTGGAATGGAAAGTGATGATgaagaaaatataaagaaatacaaactcttaaaaatgtttatacaaaatattattcatgaaaTCGACTTACTTGCTttagaaataagtaaaaatGAAGAAATTCTTATTAGTGTAAAGAATCAAAAATTGCTAAGGACATGCTTCCATATACTAATTTCACTTGGTATTTCAACATGCTTAATCCCTGGACTAGGAATAAGCTTAGACAAAAGATGCATATCTGCACATTCAATAccacatataaaattaactgatgaacaaaaatatgatattttagtaatttgcGCAGATTTTCTACAAAGAAGTTATAATGTGCCTGTTctcaaaaacattattattacatttcatttGTCTGACTATTTAGCAGCATTAATTCAGTTAGCATTTGCTCCTTTAAAAAAACCTGGAGTGTACCTTCAATTTACTATGACACAAGATATGTATGATAAATTTAACTCTGaccgtcaaaaatatattaaattatatgattatttggTCAGCAATTGTTTCCAACCAATGCTGATGAAAGAGCTGTTGGTCCTGCAGAGTGTAGCAGATCCTGAACCACCACTGTTTGTCAAAAGAGTAATCGCCAAAGAAATGAGCAGACGCCTTATTGTTTCGGGCGggttaattagtttaataaggTGTTTTATAGAGAGTCATGATATGGACACTGGTGTTGAATGGAAGAAAATTGATATGATATGTAAAATAGTTGCAACTAAACATGGTAACATGAGCGAGAATGACTACTTGAAGAATATTATGTACCAATTAAAGCAAATACTATCACTAAACAATATACACTATTTAGCTACTGCAATGTCCTGTCTGCTGACTTTATACAAGAAATACAATGAATGTGAACCAATCCTTACTTTGGTCAAAGAAGTGTTTAACACATTAAATTATGATGATCtaacattaaaatcaaatttgcCGGGTACTATTATTCTAACCCCACAAGAAGTAGAACACAGCTTACAATTCTTACAAGCTTGTACAAGTATGATAAAACTTGATCTTCCATCTGATCTActcaaaaataatctattaatgcTTTTTCTTTTAAGAATCAAATGTACAAcgaatgaaacaaaaaacaaaataactgatattattttgaaatctctagaattattaaatacagttgaaattcaaaacataattgaaaagtttttatttggtCCTGAAGAGAGTAATCCTTCCAATATCTTAATTGAAGAATATAAAGCAGGTTTGGCTGTGAAATGTTCTGCAGTGCCAGTAGACCATCCAAAAAATGATTCACTAATGaactttatagatattttttatgtaactaCCAACAAtacattagtaaataaattatttgaatcatgtttacatatattcattaatttgaaAGCTGAAAGGCAAATCAAAgcaaagaatttaattaatgctCAGGGAGAGCCTCAACTATTGAGTGCAGATGAAAATTATGCAGAAATGCTACAAATTCTAGCTGAAATATCAGCTTCAGAAAAGATTATCGGAGCTTTAAAAGAGAATCCTTGTATAGTGATTAATTTCATGGAATCTCTATTCTTGAGAGATATTGCAAATTCCAATGAAGAATGTAATACTATTGccttagtattattaaatactgtGCTATCGAATATTAGTGATACTAAAATAAAGGAGTTGAAAGAGAGATTATACAAGTTACTtcctttgttaaaaaaattgtccaAAGATGACTCAGAATACATAAGTATTTTGTGTAATGAATCAATATCACTAATAATAGCTGATGGTCCAAAGTCTAAAGGAAGTGAATATGAGAAGGCTCTTTCAAacatatatgataatcttcttCCTGTGAGAGCTCATGGCATCATGGAGATGACTAAACTAATAGAAAAGGCAGATCCTGAAACTATATCTAGAAGGCATTATTTGTTTTGTCTATTCCAG GAGCAACTAAAGGACACAGATTCGTATGTTTACTTGTCAGCTGTTAATGGCATCGCGTCTCTAGCCATGCACTGCACTAGCGAAGCTTTAACTGTTTTATGCAAAGAGTTTCTAGAAATTTCggatgaacaaaaaaatattgtaacgacAGAAAGCCAAAATCGTACAGCCGAATTGAGAATGAAAATTGGTGATATAATAGTCAAAGTGACTAGAAAATTAG gTGAAATGGCTGTTGTCCACAAGactgttttgttaaatacaatgcTCTGTGCTTGTAGAGATGATGATCCTTTGGTAAGAGCGTCAGCGTTGTCAAACTTGGCAGAAATTGCATTGGTATTAAACTACAAGATTGGGACCATTATTTACGAg gtTCTGCTTTGTATTTGGAGTATAATAGAAACCGATAAGGCAATAGAATGTCGGAGAGCCGGTGTAATGGTTGTATCGAGCTTATTAAAGGGCTTGGGTAGAGACACCTTAATCGAATTGAAAGAAAACTTGCTACCCATATACAGgactctaaataaattatataaagattcaAACGAGGATACAGTTGTGAGACTCCATGCGCAAATAGCTCTCGAGGAATTGAATGACATTGTCACAGAATATCTCCTTCCAAACCTGCCGTTACAAAAGGAGTTTTTAATGTTGGACAAAAaagatgatatatttttcaaataa
- the LOC113403940 gene encoding general transcription factor IIF subunit 2 isoform X2, translating into MSNPNSVPHLDRELDLSNTGRGVWLVKVPKYIANKWDKAPGDIEVGKLKISRIPGQKAQVQLSLSEGVLCLKDPGEQTIPKEHRLDVSNVTRQSLGVFSHAVPNTDAVVPESEKLYMEGRIVQKLECRPYADSIYYKLKSESIRKASMPQRQVQQLERIVQNFKPISDHKHNIEYQEKKKAEGKKARDDKEAVLNVLFAAFEKHQYYNIKDLQKITRQPIVYLKEILKEVCNYNLKNPHKNMWELKPEYRHYKQEVPVEQKEEKSQSSDSD; encoded by the exons ATGAGTAATCCAAATAGTGTGCCTCACCTCGATCGCGAGTTAGATTTATCAAATACAGGTCGTGGTGTCTGGCTTGTTAAAGTACCAAAATATATCGCTAACAAATGGGATAAGGCGCCGGGCGACATAGAAGTGGGAAAATTAAAGATATCACGTATTCCTGGACAAAAAGCCCAAGTTCAGCTGTCCTTATCAGAGGGAGTTTTATGTCTTAAAGATCCTGGAGAACAAACTATACCAAAGGAACATCGTCTTGACGTGTCCAACGTGACAAGACAATCCTTAGGGGTGTTCTCTCATGCAGTCC CTAATACTGATGCTGTTGTACCTGAGTCTGAGAAACTTTATATGGAAGGTAGAATAGTACAGAAATTAGAATGTAGGCCATATGCTGACtctatttactataaattaaaatcagaaTCCATAAGGAAAGCTTCTATGCCACAAAGGCAAGTGCAACAATTAGAAAGAATAGTACAGAACTTTAAACCTATATCAGATCATAAACATAAT atTGAATATCAAGAGAAAAAGAAAGCAGAGGGTAAAAAGGCTCGTGATGACAAAGAGGCAGTCCTCAATGTTCTCTTTGCAGCATTTGAAAAACATCAGTATTATAACATTAAGGATCTTCAAAAG attaCGAGACAACCAATTGTGTATTTAAAAGAGATTTTGAAGgaagtatgtaattataatttgaaaaacccACATAAAAATATGTGGGAATTGAAGCCAGAGTACAGACATTACAAACAGGAAGTTCCTGTAGAACAAAAGGAAGAAAAAAGTCAGAGTTCTGATAGTGACTGA